The proteins below are encoded in one region of Bombus vancouverensis nearcticus chromosome 8, iyBomVanc1_principal, whole genome shotgun sequence:
- the LOC117165216 gene encoding uncharacterized protein LOC117165216, translated as MENSNRESQSPASPAREGASSSDSECDSSSDSDSDSTSEVASEHTLSARDRKSIVRALKRSLGKKRRKKKKKKKKGHRATWVSLPRFNPEAADADPAAWCTAVGLLMRDHPLKNSALYSALNRALEGPAAYWLTQIMNGDELTWPDFKEQFAAHFGGQEVAAASLIKVAEELPRDGETPGAYGNRIITLLGSKWRNSTREEVLAATALHLLGSRDERFKRLALTSDITSVKQFQREMKPFLYTEWPTPPPWRSLASSGNKRGRSPAPCIRCGHCGIYGHPTFECRKRAKWEPKKDPRRPEESRPAAPPKALCFHCHMPGHIASRCPSRREEKHCPEDERRVDACVVEAPTGRLSQQATHEDV; from the coding sequence atggagaactccaacagggaatcgcaatctcccgcgagccctgcccgggagggcgcctcgagctcggactcggaatgtgactcgagctcggattcggattcagactcgacatcagaagtggcatccgaacacacgttgtcggcacgggatcgtaagagtatcgtgcgcgcactaaagcggtcgctagggaagaagaggaggaagaagaagaagaagaagaagaaaggacaccGGGCAACCTGGGTATCGCTACCGCGATTCAACCCCGAAGCCGCGGACGCAGATCCAGCCGCCTGGTGCACAGCCGTCGGCCTGCTCATGAGGGACCACCCCCTGAAAAACAGCGCACTGTATTCTGCCCTAAACCGTGCCCTAGAGGGTCCGGCAGCGTATTGGCTTACGCAGATAATGAACGGCGACGAGCTCACCTGGCCagattttaaggaacaattcgccgcgcacttcggtggccaagaagtagcagccgcgtcgctaatcaaggtagccgaggaactaccgcgggacggcgaaacaccaggagcgtacggaaatcgtatcatcaccctcctggggtcgaagtggcgaaattcaaccagggaagaggtactcgccgccaccgccctccatctgctgggctcgcgcgatgaacgttttaaacgaCTAGCGCTCACGAGTGACATCACGTCGGTGAAACAATTCCAAAGAGAAATGAAGCCCTTCCTATACACGGAGTGGCCAACGCCCCCGCCGTGGAGGTCATTAGCGAGCTCCGGAAACAAACGAGGCAGGTCACCCGCCCCCTGCATCAGGTGTGGCCACTGCGGTATTTACGGACATCCGACATTCGAATGCCGCAAGAGGGCGAAGTGGGAACCGAAGAAGGACCCCCGACGCCCGGAGGAAAGCCGACCGGCTGCACCACCAAAAGCGTTGTGCTTTCACTGCCACATGCCGGGACACATCGCGTCTCGCTGTCCATCGCGGCGAGAAGAAAAACATTGCCCCGAGGACGAGCGCCGGGTCGATGCCTGCGTGGTGGAAGCCCCGACGGGTAGACTAAGCCAGCAGGCCACACACGAGGATGTGTAA